The DNA segment GACTGCATTGCCTCCCTTGCGTAACATACTCAACCCCGCGTCACTCGCCAGTTGGTGAGCGGAGACAACCATCCCCCGCTTACTTCTGAGGGGCTGTATAAATGCTGCGGGTGCTTTGTCGCACCAAGACACGGAAACAGAGACAAGAACTGTCACCAGTGCTAGGGAAAAACGCTTAGACCTTAGAGAAATAGGCATTATTGTGGCGCAACAGAGCGATCGCTTTTGCCCCTAAAGATATCACTTACCACTGGCGATGATTGTTTTTTTTCTTGAACCAATCGCTTTTCCTTACCACCATTCAAGCTTGGATGCGTCCGGTGAGGTTAGCGATCGCCGTCGCTAACTCCGCTGGGTTCACAGGCTTAGGAATGTGTACCTGGAAGCCTGCTTGGAGAGCCTTTGTACGGTCTTCAGCGCTGGCGTAGGCACTTAAGCACACAGCCGGAATTTTTCCGCTTTGTGTATCCAGCGCCCTGACTTTACGAATTAAGGCGTAGCCATCTTCTCCGGGCATCCCAATATCGCTTACCAAGATATCTGTCTGCAAGCGGTGAAGCGCTTCCAGTGCTTCGCCTGCACCCGTTACAGCGGTGACTTGAGCCTGATATTGCTCCAAGATAGCAATTAGCACTTCGCGGGCGTCGGCTTCATCATCCACGATTAGCACTCGCAAGCCATCCAGACTGACGGGAGAAGCAAAGTTGCCGGAGGAGAGAGGAAGGTGAGAATCGAGTTCATCCTTCCGCTTTCTGACTTCATCCGTCCGCAACGGTAGATTCACAATAAAGGTTGTGCCTAACCCCAGTCCAGGGCTTTGAGCGCAGACAGTTCCCCCTTGCAATTCTACGAGGTGGCGCACGATCGCGAGTCCGAGTCCGAGTCCGCCATGCGATCGCGTCGTTGTACCATCGGCTTGACGAAAGCGTTCAAATACATAAGGGAGAAAGTCGGCACTAATTCCCTGTCCCGTATCAGTTACTCTGATTTGGGCATAGTTGGAAATCGGGTGTTCATTCCCATTCCCGATTTCCACAGAAAGTTTTACCTCGATTCGCCCCCCCTTGGGGGTAAACTTGACCGCGTTAGAAAGCAGATTCCAGAAAACTTGCTGCAAACGAGCGGAATCGCCCAAAATGATTCCGGCTGAGCGATCGCATCTAGCGTCAATTTGAATATTTTTTGCTTCTGCTGCGGGTAGCACCGTATCAATAGCCGCCTCAATCACGGGTACAAGTTCGATGGGGCGCACATTTAGGCGCAGCTTGCCAGTAATAATCCGCGAGACATCTAAAACATCCTCAATCAGTTGAGACAGTGCCCTTGTATTCCGGTCGATGGTTTCTAGGGCGCGGGCAACCGTGGCTGCGTCAAACTTCCGGGTACGGAGGAGTTGAGTCCATCCCAGCATGGCGTTGAGAGGCGTTCGCAGTTCGTGGGAAAGGGTCGCTAAAAACTCATCTTTGGTGCGGTTTGCTTCTTGGGCTTCCCGGTAAAGACGTGCATTCTCAACCGCGACGGAAGCCATCTGTGCTAGCTGGACGAAGATGGCTTCATCTTGTTCGCTGAAGTCACCCTCGTATTTATCCGACAGGTGAATCAAACCGATATTGTTCCCGTTGTGTCCTATCAGCGGTGCGGCTAGCCAGCCTCGCATCGGTGAATTATCCGCAGTGCCAAATTCTTTCCAAGCGGGATGTGCCTCCAGTTCAGCTTGCGTCAGCCGCATCGGGCGGTTCCTCTGACAGACAAGCGAGTAGATGCCGGTGCCATCGAGTTTTTCAAGGAATTCGCGCCTGGGGGCATATTTGTCCGAGAGGGAGATGGCATTGATAGACTGCGCCCAGTCTTGATTTACCTTCAGGTTGGCGTGTGACTGGTGGGCACCGATGATTGTACGCGCTTGCTCGGCGATCGCTTGCAACCGCTGCTCGATCGAGAGTGTGGAGTTGATGGCTAAAGCCGCATCCGCCAAGCCTCGAAGTTGGGTTGCCCGTTGTTGTTCGTTGAGCAAAAGTTGGTTGCGTTCTTGCTCTAACTGCTTGCGATCGCTAATATCGGCAACAATGGACATACAGCTAAGATTTCCTTGAGCGTCACGCACCGGACAAGCCCAGACGCTGATATCAACCAGTGAACCGTCCTTCTTTCGCCGACGTGTTTCGATAGCCGTTAATGTTCTGCCATGCTCGATAGCATCAAGTTGTGCTAGGAACTCGTCTCGCTTATCTTCTAGGATGCTAGGAAGAAAACGGCCGACTACCTCTTGTTCGCTCCAACCGAAGATCCGCTCATCTGCTGGATTCCACAGTTTTACGGTTCCATCCTCAAGACTAAGAACTGTAATCCCTAGGGGACAAGCTTGAATCAGGCTGTCCAGAGTTTGGTTCGTTGCTTGCAGCGCTTCCTCAGTTCGCTTGCGTAGCGTAGCGTGCCGCCGGCTTTCGCTGATATCTTCAACCATGCCCAATCCATAGCAGGCTTTTCCTTCTCGATCAAAAATTGCCGTAGCTGTGAGATTTATCCATAAAATTTCTCCATTTTTCTTGATGTAACGTTTTTCTATTTGGTAGCTGGCTACCTCACCTTTAAATATTTGCTCTATATAACGCCAATCTTTTTCAACATCTTCGGGGTGGGTAATATCTGCAAAAGTCAATTGACTGAGTTCTTGTTCGGGATATCCCAACATCTCACAGTAGGTTTTATTTATCTTGACAAACCGACCGTTTAAGTCAACAACGGAGATGCCAATGGGTGCTTCTTCAAAAAATGTGCGGAATCGTTCCTCGCTTTCCCGAAGCGCTTCCTCTACCCGGATGTGTTCTGTAATATCTTCGTGTACCAGAACCACTTCGCAAATATTTCCAGCTTCATCTTTTACAGGATAGATGAAAGCCTGCGTCCAGCGTTCTTGGTCTTGGTAATCTCCTAGCTCCGCAACATCATATACGATGGGTGGCATCTCTACCGCCTCGCCAGCAAATGCCCTTTGAATGTATGGCATGATGCCTTTAGCGACTAATTGGTGATCCTGCAACAGGTTGTATTCTGGAATTTGGTCAAGCGTGATTCCCCAAAGTTTTTCCCAAGCTCGGTTTACTTGAATAATCCGACCATCGGGAGCCATAATTTGCGTACTCAAGGGGGACTGATCCACCAAAGC comes from the Coleofasciculus sp. FACHB-1120 genome and includes:
- a CDS encoding PAS domain S-box protein; protein product: MLKKIDPRLRRYGVAVLAVASAGVLTLWLFPHIQPHISPLFFAAVMLSSWYGGLKPGLLATVLSTLTISYFFISPFHSVLFGGGDILRLAVFGLVALFISWIGAELKAAKQRAERNRLKVRASEERYRSIVETANEGIWLLDAQLRIEYVNQRLAEMFGYGVEEMLGRSIFDFMDEEARIQIEQSLERGNPGIKEQFDFRYRRKDGSTLWAIVSTNLIFNEGGISDAKGEAMPKAIAMLTDVTERKAAEEELKRYQLLSQHSRDIVLYVQLDGQIIEANQAAIQAYGYSKSELLSLKINNLRAPETLDLIDSQLKQADKQGILFETIHCRKNGTFFPVEVSAQSLLIGDRKIVLSIIRDITERKQAEALLRNSEERYRAFIEQSSEGIWRFELEQPIPIELSEDEQIKHFYQYGYLAECNRVMAQMYGFNSTEEIIGVRLETFLIPSEPHNLEYLRAFIQSGYRLNDAESYEVDKEGNSKYFLNNLVGIVENGFLVRAWGSQRDISESLRQATLRKQAEENSRQLANELQEQASTLDAILSASVDHIYIFDREGRYKYVSTGGAQVVGFEPSELVGKTWRDIGLPEEIMSRFDAHREEVIATGEPIRKENEFLTASGLQHYEYIVAPLHNQDKSIKGLVVISRDITQRKQAEAALRESETRARRLIESNIIGVIIADFSGNILEANDVFCNIVGYTQEEVLSGKANWAEMTPPEYRHLDMQAMEEMQQKGSHTPFEKEYIRKDGTRVPVLVGTGYLGGSNQSGVGFAIDLSESLRHATLRKRAEQELRISETRFRALVDQSPLSTQIMAPDGRIIQVNRAWEKLWGITLDQIPEYNLLQDHQLVAKGIMPYIQRAFAGEAVEMPPIVYDVAELGDYQDQERWTQAFIYPVKDEAGNICEVVLVHEDITEHIRVEEALRESEERFRTFFEEAPIGISVVDLNGRFVKINKTYCEMLGYPEQELSQLTFADITHPEDVEKDWRYIEQIFKGEVASYQIEKRYIKKNGEILWINLTATAIFDREGKACYGLGMVEDISESRRHATLRKRTEEALQATNQTLDSLIQACPLGITVLSLEDGTVKLWNPADERIFGWSEQEVVGRFLPSILEDKRDEFLAQLDAIEHGRTLTAIETRRRKKDGSLVDISVWACPVRDAQGNLSCMSIVADISDRKQLEQERNQLLLNEQQRATQLRGLADAALAINSTLSIEQRLQAIAEQARTIIGAHQSHANLKVNQDWAQSINAISLSDKYAPRREFLEKLDGTGIYSLVCQRNRPMRLTQAELEAHPAWKEFGTADNSPMRGWLAAPLIGHNGNNIGLIHLSDKYEGDFSEQDEAIFVQLAQMASVAVENARLYREAQEANRTKDEFLATLSHELRTPLNAMLGWTQLLRTRKFDAATVARALETIDRNTRALSQLIEDVLDVSRIITGKLRLNVRPIELVPVIEAAIDTVLPAAEAKNIQIDARCDRSAGIILGDSARLQQVFWNLLSNAVKFTPKGGRIEVKLSVEIGNGNEHPISNYAQIRVTDTGQGISADFLPYVFERFRQADGTTTRSHGGLGLGLAIVRHLVELQGGTVCAQSPGLGLGTTFIVNLPLRTDEVRKRKDELDSHLPLSSGNFASPVSLDGLRVLIVDDEADAREVLIAILEQYQAQVTAVTGAGEALEALHRLQTDILVSDIGMPGEDGYALIRKVRALDTQSGKIPAVCLSAYASAEDRTKALQAGFQVHIPKPVNPAELATAIANLTGRIQA